The Agromyces marinus genome window below encodes:
- a CDS encoding Jag family protein: MSEVRTETPARTLEQLEEEGDIAADYIEELLDICDLDGDIDIDARNGRAYVSVNAGTDANLGVLARPETVTALQELSRLAVQSKTGAFSRLILDIGGSRDARRDELGRLVARAAERIDEGAAEAALPPMSSYERKLVHDLVAERGLHSESRGEGADRHTVITRAG; the protein is encoded by the coding sequence ATGAGCGAGGTTCGCACCGAGACCCCCGCCCGAACCCTCGAGCAGCTCGAGGAAGAGGGCGACATCGCCGCCGATTACATCGAGGAACTGCTCGACATCTGCGATCTCGATGGCGACATCGACATCGATGCGCGCAACGGCCGGGCGTACGTGTCGGTGAACGCCGGCACCGACGCCAACCTCGGCGTGCTCGCCCGCCCCGAGACCGTTACCGCACTGCAGGAGCTCTCACGGCTCGCCGTGCAGTCCAAGACGGGCGCCTTCTCGAGGCTCATCCTCGACATCGGCGGTTCTCGAGACGCGCGCCGCGACGAACTCGGCCGACTGGTCGCTCGTGCCGCGGAACGCATCGACGAGGGTGCTGCCGAGGCAGCGCTGCCTCCGATGTCGTCGTACGAGCGGAAGCTCGTGCACGACCTGGTCGCCGAGCGCGGCCTGCACTCGGAGTCGCGCGGCGAGGGCGCGGACCGCCACACCGTCATCACCCGCGCCGGCTGA
- the rsmG gene encoding 16S rRNA (guanine(527)-N(7))-methyltransferase RsmG has protein sequence MTERAEWRDALESEPAAAEAVFGDRLDEVRRFTENLARHGEELGLIGPLELPRLWSRHIVNSGLVAPLLRPGRVGDVGSGAGLPGLVLAIARPDVHLTLIEPMERRVAWLERQVAELGLENVDVVRARAEDVRLTGALDQVTARAVSALRTLIPITAPLLRAGGELVLMKGAGVDGEIGAAEKAIRRFRLTDTEVVVLGEGLVDEVTRVFRARVSPA, from the coding sequence ATGACTGAGCGCGCGGAGTGGCGGGACGCCCTCGAGTCCGAGCCGGCGGCCGCCGAGGCGGTGTTCGGGGACCGACTCGACGAGGTCCGGAGGTTCACCGAGAACCTCGCCCGTCACGGCGAGGAGCTCGGACTGATCGGTCCGCTCGAGCTCCCCAGGCTGTGGTCGCGGCACATCGTCAACTCGGGCCTCGTCGCGCCGCTGCTCCGTCCCGGCCGGGTCGGTGATGTCGGCTCCGGGGCGGGGCTGCCCGGACTCGTGCTCGCGATCGCGCGGCCGGATGTCCACCTGACGCTCATCGAGCCCATGGAACGACGGGTCGCCTGGCTCGAACGCCAGGTCGCCGAGCTCGGGCTCGAGAACGTCGACGTCGTCCGGGCCCGCGCGGAGGACGTCCGGCTCACGGGGGCGCTCGACCAGGTGACGGCGCGCGCGGTGAGCGCGCTGCGGACCCTGATTCCGATCACCGCTCCCCTGCTCCGCGCGGGCGGAGAGCTCGTGCTGATGAAGGGCGCCGGGGTCGACGGTGAGATCGGCGCGGCGGAGAAGGCGATCCGCAGGTTCCGGCTGACCGACACCGAGGTCGTCGTGCTCGGTGAGGGACTCGTCGACGAGGTGACGAGGGTGTTCCGCGCCCGGGTGTCGCCCGCCTGA
- the yidC gene encoding membrane protein insertase YidC, which translates to MDIFSILLWPIKWAIELILVAFHSLWTFLGMDPAAGITWVLAIVGLVVVVRAALIPIFVRQIKSQRRMLEVAPQLKKIQDKYKGKKDQFSREAMSRETMDLYKRTGTNPLSSCLPLLLQMPIFFGLFSVLNDASIHADRGGVGAMTPELAQQFSNAEFLGAPLSSTFISQWNLMMAGDPFSAATMWVAVTMIILMTASQFITQLQIVSKNMSPETKASPMFRQQRILLYLLPLVFAFSGVAFPLGVMFYWLVSNFWTMGQQFIVIRNMPTPGSDAAKAREARLARKGKLIVEPGPEGDAAGEQKPTTTQRQQPMGKSRSKKQKRK; encoded by the coding sequence ATGGACATCTTCAGCATTCTCCTCTGGCCCATCAAATGGGCCATCGAGCTGATCCTCGTCGCGTTCCACTCGCTGTGGACCTTCCTCGGCATGGATCCCGCCGCGGGCATCACCTGGGTCCTCGCGATCGTCGGCCTCGTGGTCGTCGTCCGTGCCGCGCTCATCCCGATCTTCGTGCGCCAGATCAAGAGTCAGCGCCGCATGCTCGAGGTCGCGCCGCAGCTCAAGAAGATCCAGGACAAGTACAAGGGCAAGAAGGACCAGTTCTCGCGCGAGGCCATGTCGCGCGAGACCATGGACCTCTACAAGCGGACCGGCACCAACCCGCTCTCCTCGTGCCTGCCGCTGCTGCTGCAGATGCCGATCTTCTTCGGCCTGTTCTCGGTGCTCAACGACGCGTCCATCCACGCCGACCGGGGTGGCGTCGGCGCCATGACTCCGGAGTTGGCGCAGCAGTTCTCCAACGCCGAGTTCCTCGGTGCGCCCCTCAGCTCGACGTTCATCAGCCAGTGGAATCTGATGATGGCCGGCGACCCGTTCAGTGCCGCGACCATGTGGGTCGCCGTCACGATGATCATCCTGATGACGGCATCGCAGTTCATCACGCAGCTCCAGATCGTCTCGAAGAACATGTCGCCTGAGACCAAGGCGAGCCCGATGTTCCGCCAGCAGCGCATCCTGCTCTACCTGCTCCCGCTCGTGTTCGCGTTCTCGGGCGTCGCCTTCCCGCTCGGCGTCATGTTCTACTGGCTCGTCTCGAACTTCTGGACCATGGGCCAGCAGTTCATCGTCATCCGGAACATGCCCACGCCCGGCAGCGACGCGGCCAAGGCCCGCGAGGCCCGGCTGGCCCGCAAGGGCAAGCTGATCGTCGAGCCCGGGCCCGAAGGGGATGCCGCAGGCGAGCAGAAGCCCACGACCACGCAGCGCCAGCAGCCGATGGGCAAGTCGCGCTCGAAGAAGCAGAAGAGGAAGTAG